From Amycolatopsis cihanbeyliensis, a single genomic window includes:
- a CDS encoding aldehyde dehydrogenase family protein, translating into MQTFDVLNPATEEVLRPVELTSAEETDAAIARAQAALPAWRRVTPGDRARLLRRFADVVEADVDTLAELEVTNSGHPIGNARWEAGNVADVLRYYSAAPERLTGKQIPVPGGVNITFAEPLGVVGVIVPWNFPMPIAGWGFAPALATGNTVVLKPAELTPLTALRLAELAREAGIPEDVFQVLPGKGSVVGQRFVDHPAVRKVVFTGSTGVGKQIMAGCAAQVKRVTLELGGKNANLVFADADLERAAATAPYGVFDNAGQDCCARSRILVQASVYDRFMELLEPAVKGVVVGDPAADATEMGPLISAAHREKVAGYLPEGAPVAFRGSAPDGPGFWFPPTVVTPDSPTDPLVTEEIFGPVVAVTRFTDEAEALAIANDTPYGLSGSIWTSDLSRALRVSRGVEAGNLSVNSHAAVRYWTPFGGFKQSGLGRELGPDAVAAFTETKNVFLNVDE; encoded by the coding sequence ATGCAGACCTTCGACGTGCTCAACCCGGCGACCGAGGAGGTCCTCCGGCCGGTGGAACTGACCTCGGCCGAGGAGACCGACGCGGCCATCGCCAGGGCGCAGGCCGCACTGCCCGCGTGGCGGCGGGTCACGCCAGGGGACCGGGCGCGCCTGCTGCGCCGGTTCGCGGACGTGGTGGAGGCCGACGTCGACACGCTGGCCGAGCTGGAGGTGACCAACTCGGGCCATCCGATCGGCAACGCCCGCTGGGAGGCCGGCAATGTGGCCGATGTGCTGCGGTACTACTCCGCGGCACCGGAACGGCTCACCGGCAAGCAGATCCCGGTTCCCGGCGGGGTGAACATCACTTTCGCCGAGCCGCTCGGCGTGGTCGGGGTGATCGTGCCGTGGAACTTCCCGATGCCGATCGCCGGTTGGGGGTTCGCGCCGGCGCTGGCCACCGGCAACACCGTGGTGCTCAAACCGGCCGAGCTCACCCCGCTCACCGCCCTGCGGCTGGCCGAGCTGGCGCGCGAGGCGGGCATCCCGGAGGACGTGTTCCAGGTGCTGCCCGGCAAGGGCTCGGTGGTCGGGCAGCGGTTCGTGGACCACCCCGCCGTGCGCAAGGTGGTCTTCACCGGCTCGACCGGGGTGGGCAAGCAGATCATGGCCGGCTGCGCGGCCCAGGTGAAGCGGGTGACCCTCGAACTCGGCGGGAAGAACGCCAACCTGGTCTTCGCCGATGCCGACCTGGAGCGGGCCGCGGCCACCGCGCCCTACGGCGTCTTCGACAACGCGGGCCAGGACTGCTGCGCGCGCTCGCGGATCCTGGTGCAGGCCTCGGTCTACGACCGCTTCATGGAGTTGCTGGAGCCCGCGGTCAAGGGGGTGGTGGTCGGTGACCCGGCGGCGGACGCCACCGAGATGGGGCCGCTGATCTCCGCCGCGCACCGGGAGAAGGTCGCCGGCTACCTGCCGGAGGGGGCGCCGGTCGCGTTCCGCGGCAGCGCCCCGGACGGACCGGGGTTCTGGTTCCCGCCCACCGTGGTGACCCCGGATTCGCCGACCGACCCGCTGGTCACCGAGGAGATCTTCGGTCCGGTGGTCGCGGTGACCCGGTTCACCGACGAGGCCGAGGCACTGGCCATCGCCAACGACACCCCGTACGGACTGTCCGGATCCATCTGGACGTCGGATCTCTCCCGCGCGCTGCGCGTGTCCCGCGGGGTGGAGGCAGGCAACCTCTCGGTCAACTCACACGCCGCGGTGCGTTACTGGACCCCGTTCGGCGGGTTCAAGCAGTCCGGACTCGGCCGGGAGCTCGGCCCGGATGCCGTGGCGGCCTTCACCGAGACCAAGAACGTCTTCCTGAATGTCGATGAGTGA
- the eat gene encoding ethanolamine permease, with product MSESKPHASVEYRQVDENYLQQRQLKRGAAGWLLLAGLGVSYVISGDFAGWNFGLETGGWGGLLIATVLMAAMYGCMVFGLAEMSSALPVAGAGYGFARRALGPLGGFATGTAILIEYAIAPAAISVFIGGYVETLGLFGLTNSWPVYLVCYLIFIGIHLRGVGEALRVMFVITVVAVVALVAFVVGMIPKFSPDNLFDIEPTGAFGASSFLPFGITGVLAALVYGIWFFLAVEGVPLAAEEARNPKRDMPKGILAAMGALLVFAALILVTAPGGAGSSAIANSDNPLPAAVRAAYGGDNLLAQFVNYIGLAGLVASFFSIIYAYSRQLFALSRAGYLPKWLSRTGKRKTPYLALIVPGTVGFALATATQDGALLINVAVFGATVSYVLLNLSHIVLRAREPGLVRPYRTPGGVATTSVALALAVAAVIATFLVDMVAAAITAGIFLVFIAYFWFYSRHRLVANAPEEEFAAIERAERELSDG from the coding sequence ATGTCCGAATCCAAACCGCACGCCAGTGTGGAGTATCGCCAGGTCGATGAGAACTACCTGCAGCAACGGCAACTGAAGCGCGGCGCCGCGGGCTGGCTGTTACTGGCCGGCCTGGGCGTATCGTATGTGATCTCGGGCGACTTCGCGGGCTGGAACTTCGGCCTGGAGACCGGGGGCTGGGGCGGCCTGCTGATCGCGACCGTGCTGATGGCCGCGATGTACGGCTGCATGGTGTTCGGGCTCGCCGAGATGTCCTCGGCCCTTCCGGTGGCGGGCGCGGGCTACGGATTCGCCCGGCGCGCGCTCGGCCCGCTCGGCGGCTTCGCGACCGGTACGGCGATCCTGATCGAGTACGCGATCGCCCCGGCCGCGATCTCGGTGTTCATCGGCGGCTACGTGGAGACGCTCGGGCTGTTCGGGCTGACCAACAGCTGGCCTGTCTACCTCGTCTGTTACCTGATCTTCATCGGTATCCACCTGCGCGGGGTCGGCGAGGCGCTCCGGGTCATGTTCGTGATCACCGTGGTGGCCGTGGTCGCGCTGGTCGCCTTCGTGGTCGGCATGATCCCGAAGTTCTCCCCGGACAACCTGTTCGACATCGAACCCACCGGGGCGTTCGGCGCCAGCAGCTTCCTACCCTTCGGCATCACCGGGGTGCTGGCGGCGCTGGTGTACGGCATCTGGTTCTTCCTCGCCGTGGAGGGCGTGCCGTTGGCCGCGGAGGAGGCGCGTAACCCGAAACGGGACATGCCGAAGGGCATCCTGGCTGCGATGGGGGCGCTGCTGGTCTTCGCCGCACTGATCCTGGTGACCGCGCCGGGCGGTGCCGGGTCGAGCGCGATCGCGAACTCGGACAACCCGCTGCCTGCGGCGGTACGGGCCGCTTACGGCGGGGACAACCTGCTGGCCCAGTTCGTCAACTACATCGGGCTGGCCGGACTCGTCGCCAGCTTCTTCTCGATCATCTACGCCTACTCGCGCCAGCTGTTCGCCCTTTCCAGGGCCGGCTACCTCCCCAAATGGCTGTCCAGGACGGGCAAGCGCAAGACGCCGTACCTGGCCCTGATCGTTCCGGGAACGGTGGGCTTCGCGCTGGCCACGGCCACCCAGGACGGGGCGTTGCTGATCAATGTCGCGGTGTTCGGCGCGACGGTCTCCTACGTCCTACTGAACCTCTCGCACATCGTGCTGCGCGCCAGGGAGCCGGGCCTGGTCCGGCCGTACCGCACCCCCGGCGGCGTCGCCACCACCAGCGTCGCGCTGGCGCTGGCCGTGGCCGCCGTCATCGCCACCTTCCTGGTGGACATGGTGGCCGCGGCGATCACTGCCGGGATCTTCCTGGTGTTCATTGCCTACTTCTGGTTCTACAGCAGGCACCGGTTGGTCGCGAACGCTCCGGAGGAGGAGTTCGCGGCGATCGAACGAGCGGAGCGGGAACTGTCCGACGGTTAG
- a CDS encoding glutamine synthetase family protein produces MGNRKGMLTLEGLRELVESGAVDTVLVAMTDMQGRLQGKRCAAEYFLNEVVTHATEACNYLLAVDVDMNTVDGFEMSSWERGYGDFVLRPDFGTLRLVPWQEGTAMVLCDVEWVHGGPVPVSPRQVLRRQLDRLAERGLAAFVGTELEFIVFDDSYEHAWNQGYRGLRAANQYNVDYSMLGTARVETLLRRIRNAMSGAGMYVESVKGECNPGQHEIAFRYAGALDTCDNHSIYKNGAKEIAAQDGKSLTFMAKYDAREGNSCHIHVSLRATDGSPVLAGEGPGGFSRLMEHFLAGQLACLREFTYLLAPNINSYKRYVPGSFAPTTVAWGTDNRTCALRVVGHGESLRVENRVPGGDVNPYLAVAALIAAGLHGIENELPLEPELTGNAYTSDKPTVPSTLREAATALAESKLARTAFGDEVVEHYLNAARIELAAFDAAVTDWERIRGFERL; encoded by the coding sequence ATGGGAAACAGGAAGGGCATGCTCACGCTGGAGGGTTTGCGCGAGCTGGTCGAGTCCGGCGCCGTGGATACCGTGCTGGTGGCCATGACCGACATGCAAGGCAGGCTGCAGGGTAAACGCTGCGCCGCCGAGTACTTCCTCAACGAGGTCGTCACGCATGCCACCGAGGCATGCAACTATCTGCTGGCGGTCGACGTGGACATGAACACCGTCGACGGTTTCGAGATGTCCTCGTGGGAGCGTGGCTACGGCGACTTCGTGCTGCGTCCCGACTTCGGCACCCTGCGGCTGGTCCCGTGGCAGGAGGGCACCGCGATGGTACTCTGCGACGTCGAGTGGGTGCACGGTGGACCGGTTCCGGTCTCGCCCCGGCAGGTGCTGCGCCGCCAGCTCGACCGGCTCGCCGAGCGTGGGCTCGCCGCCTTCGTCGGCACCGAGCTGGAGTTCATCGTCTTCGACGACTCCTACGAGCACGCCTGGAACCAGGGCTACCGCGGGTTGCGCGCGGCCAATCAGTACAATGTGGATTACTCGATGCTCGGCACGGCGCGGGTGGAAACACTGCTACGGCGGATCCGCAACGCGATGAGCGGGGCGGGTATGTACGTCGAGTCGGTGAAGGGGGAGTGCAACCCCGGCCAGCACGAGATCGCCTTCCGGTACGCGGGTGCGCTGGACACCTGCGACAACCACAGCATCTACAAGAACGGTGCCAAGGAGATCGCCGCGCAGGACGGCAAGAGTCTCACCTTCATGGCGAAGTACGACGCGCGGGAGGGCAACTCCTGCCATATCCACGTCAGCCTGCGTGCCACGGACGGGTCGCCGGTGCTCGCCGGGGAGGGGCCGGGCGGTTTCTCCCGGCTGATGGAGCACTTCCTGGCCGGCCAGCTCGCCTGCCTGCGCGAGTTCACCTACCTCTTGGCCCCGAACATCAACTCCTACAAGCGGTATGTGCCGGGCAGTTTCGCGCCGACCACGGTCGCCTGGGGCACCGACAACCGGACCTGCGCGCTGCGGGTGGTCGGTCACGGCGAGTCGCTCCGGGTCGAGAACAGGGTGCCCGGAGGGGACGTGAACCCCTACCTTGCCGTGGCCGCGCTGATCGCCGCCGGCCTGCACGGGATCGAGAACGAGCTCCCGCTGGAGCCTGAGCTCACCGGTAACGCCTACACCTCGGACAAGCCGACGGTGCCGTCCACCCTGCGCGAGGCGGCCACCGCACTCGCCGAGAGCAAGCTGGCCAGGACAGCCTTCGGGGACGAGGTGGTCGAGCACTACCTGAACGCCGCGCGGATCGAACTCGCCGCCTTCGATGCCGCGGTGACCGACTGGGAGCGGATTCGTGGCTTCGAACGGCTCTGA
- a CDS encoding 3-oxoacyl-ACP reductase, whose product MTLSDYSTRFAGRVAVITGGGSGIGLAAARRLAAEGATVVIADLDAEAGKAAAGEVGGEFLATDVTEESQVEALFQTTAERFGSVDVAFNNAGISPPDDDSILSTGIEAWNKVQQVNLTSVYLCCKYAIPHMQRQGKGAIVNTASFVAVMGAATSQISYTASKGGVLSMSRELGVQFAREGIRVNALCPGPVNTPLLQELFAKDPERAERRLVHVPMGRFAEAGEIAAAVAFLASDDASFITASQFLVDGGISGAYVTPL is encoded by the coding sequence ATGACGCTTTCCGATTATTCCACGCGCTTCGCGGGCAGGGTCGCCGTGATCACCGGCGGCGGCAGCGGGATCGGCCTTGCCGCCGCGCGCAGGCTGGCCGCCGAGGGGGCCACGGTTGTCATCGCCGACCTGGACGCCGAGGCGGGCAAGGCCGCGGCCGGCGAGGTCGGCGGCGAGTTCCTGGCGACCGACGTGACCGAGGAGTCGCAGGTCGAGGCGCTGTTCCAGACCACAGCCGAGAGGTTCGGCTCGGTGGATGTCGCGTTCAACAACGCCGGGATCTCCCCTCCGGACGACGACTCGATCCTGTCCACCGGAATCGAGGCGTGGAACAAGGTGCAGCAGGTGAACCTGACCTCGGTGTACCTGTGCTGCAAGTACGCGATTCCCCATATGCAACGGCAGGGCAAGGGCGCGATCGTCAACACAGCCTCATTCGTGGCGGTGATGGGTGCGGCGACCTCGCAGATTTCCTACACGGCGTCCAAGGGCGGCGTGCTGTCGATGAGCCGCGAGCTCGGGGTGCAGTTCGCCCGCGAGGGCATCCGGGTGAACGCGCTGTGCCCCGGACCGGTGAACACGCCGCTACTGCAGGAGCTGTTCGCGAAGGACCCGGAGCGGGCGGAGCGCAGGCTGGTGCACGTGCCGATGGGGCGGTTCGCCGAGGCCGGCGAGATCGCCGCGGCGGTCGCCTTCCTCGCCAGTGACGACGCGTCGTTCATCACCGCATCGCAGTTTCTGGTGGACGGCGGAATCTCCGGTGCGTACGTCACGCCGCTGTGA
- a CDS encoding gamma-glutamyl-gamma-aminobutyrate hydrolase family protein — MASNGSEAGSGPVIGLTTYTELARFGVWEVDAAVLHRSYVDCVVRAGGIPMLLPPVGAGYAERLAAIDGLVLVGGADVDPARYDQPPHAGTVTRPERDEFEFGLLEHALAATVPVLGVCRGMEVLNVALGGTLIQHLPETTGSSAHQPAVATFGSSTITLAEGSRAAGILGAETSCRCYHHQAVDRLGAGLRAVGWAADGTVEAVELPGEPFVLGVQWHPEQDQDDLRLFAALVAAARAFRSGGKS, encoded by the coding sequence GTGGCTTCGAACGGCTCTGAGGCGGGCAGCGGCCCGGTGATCGGCCTGACCACCTACACCGAGCTGGCCCGCTTCGGCGTGTGGGAGGTGGACGCCGCCGTGCTGCACAGGTCCTATGTGGACTGCGTGGTGCGGGCCGGTGGGATCCCGATGTTGCTCCCACCGGTCGGCGCAGGCTACGCGGAACGGCTCGCCGCGATCGACGGCCTCGTGCTGGTCGGCGGCGCGGACGTCGATCCGGCCAGGTACGACCAGCCACCGCATGCCGGCACGGTGACCAGGCCGGAGCGGGACGAGTTCGAGTTCGGCCTGCTGGAACACGCGCTGGCCGCGACGGTCCCGGTGCTCGGCGTGTGCCGGGGCATGGAGGTGCTGAACGTGGCACTCGGCGGGACGTTGATCCAGCATCTGCCCGAGACCACCGGCAGCAGCGCGCACCAGCCGGCTGTCGCCACCTTCGGTTCCAGCACCATCACGCTCGCCGAGGGCAGCAGGGCCGCCGGGATCCTCGGTGCGGAGACGAGCTGCCGGTGCTACCACCATCAGGCGGTGGACCGGCTGGGTGCCGGACTGCGCGCGGTCGGCTGGGCGGCGGACGGCACCGTCGAGGCGGTGGAGCTGCCCGGCGAGCCGTTCGTGCTCGGCGTCCAATGGCATCCCGAACAAGATCAGGACGACCTGCGCCTGTTCGCGGCCCTCGTGGCGGCCGCGCGGGCGTTCCGCAGTGGAGGCAAGAGTTGA
- a CDS encoding dioxygenase, with translation MTDQDLPPQPEEQDGTKPFGRKQFLQMAAATASLPVLAATTGAAAGTSNEAAGAAPAEQPRPKSLEPTPACDDGDDPTPPQTEGPYFRRNSPERASLLEPGMNGTVLTVSGQVFAARSCRPIANALLDFWQCDTRGVYDNWGYRLRGHQFTNANGEFQLTTIWPGLYTGRTRHIHVKVQAPYQRVLTSQLYFPGEPGNWRDPIFDPRLVMDVSNGPGGTRVAAFDFVLNVPY, from the coding sequence GTGACTGACCAAGACCTCCCGCCACAACCGGAGGAACAGGACGGCACAAAACCATTCGGTCGTAAACAATTCCTGCAGATGGCCGCGGCCACCGCCTCCCTGCCCGTACTTGCCGCGACCACCGGCGCTGCCGCCGGTACGTCGAACGAGGCAGCGGGCGCCGCACCAGCCGAGCAGCCACGCCCGAAGTCCCTCGAGCCCACCCCCGCCTGCGACGACGGTGACGACCCCACGCCGCCACAGACCGAGGGACCGTACTTCCGACGCAACTCGCCGGAGCGGGCCTCGCTGCTGGAACCGGGAATGAATGGCACGGTGCTGACCGTAAGCGGTCAGGTCTTCGCCGCCAGGTCCTGCCGCCCGATCGCGAATGCGCTGCTGGATTTCTGGCAGTGCGACACCCGCGGTGTCTACGACAACTGGGGCTACCGGTTGCGCGGGCACCAATTCACCAACGCCAATGGCGAATTCCAGCTCACCACCATCTGGCCGGGGCTCTACACCGGCCGTACCCGGCATATCCACGTCAAGGTCCAGGCCCCGTACCAGCGGGTACTCACCTCGCAGCTGTACTTCCCCGGTGAGCCCGGCAACTGGCGTGACCCGATCTTCGACCCGCGGTTGGTGATGGACGTCAGCAACGGACCGGGCGGCACCCGGGTGGCGGCATTCGACTTCGTGCTCAACGTGCCCTACTGA
- the gcvP gene encoding aminomethyl-transferring glycine dehydrogenase — protein MSFATRHIGPSPAEQAKMLAECGYGSLDALAESAVPTAIRSTGELDLPPAATEQEATAELRALAARNRPMVQMIGLGYHDTLTPSVIRRNVLESPAWYTAYTPYQPEISQGRLEALLNFQTMVADLTGLTTANASLLDESTAVAEAVLLMRRVSKSKSQRVVLDAECLPQTIAVVRTRAEALGLEVDVRDLAGDLPEDGCFGVVVQYPGASGVLREPGFYTEVGERAKRAGALYCVAADLLGLTLLTAPGEFGADLAAGTTQRFGVPMGYGGPHAGYLAVRAGLERSLPGRLVGVSVDEAGAQAYRLALQTREQHIRREKATSNICTAQVLPAVLAAMYAVYHGPEGLAAIARRVHTQAAGLAAALRAGGVEVVHGHFFDTVLARVPGRAAAVVAGAREAGINLGLADADHVRVACDEATTGAVLRRVLTAFGVDAEPAEAEAIPRGLSRGGEYLTHEVFHTHQSETAMLRYLRRLADQDYALDRGMIPLGSCTMKLNATTEMEPISWPEFAGLHPFAPVEDAEGYRALIDQLCAWLAEVTGYDNVSLQPNAGSQGELAGLLAIRAYHRANGRPERDVCLIPSSAHGTNAASAVLAGMRVVVVACTANGDVDLDDLRARAVEHADTLAAIMVTYPSTHGVYEQGIEELAAIVHDAGGQVYVDGANLNALLGLASPGRFGGDVSHLNLHKTFCIPHGGGGPGVGPVAVREHLAPYLPNHPLLPEAGPETGVGPIAGAPFGSASILPISWAYVRMMGAAGLTDATKVAVLTANYVAARLSAHYPVLYTGQHDLVAHECILDLRPLTKRTGVTVEDVAKRLIDYGFHAPTMSFPVAGTLMVEPTESEDVGELDRFCDAMIAIRKEIDDVAEGRWPVEQSPLRGAPHTAEMLAQEWELPYDRKLAAFPQAKAKGKYWPPVRRIDGAHGDRNLVCSCPPLSAYEN, from the coding sequence ATGTCGTTCGCGACGCGTCACATCGGCCCCTCCCCGGCCGAGCAGGCCAAGATGCTCGCCGAGTGCGGCTACGGCAGCCTGGACGCGCTGGCCGAGTCGGCCGTGCCGACGGCCATCCGCAGTACCGGCGAGCTGGATCTGCCGCCCGCTGCCACCGAGCAGGAGGCCACCGCCGAGTTGCGCGCGCTGGCCGCGCGCAACCGGCCGATGGTGCAGATGATCGGCCTCGGATACCACGACACCCTCACCCCCTCGGTGATCCGGCGGAACGTGCTGGAGAGCCCGGCCTGGTACACCGCGTACACGCCGTACCAGCCGGAGATCTCCCAGGGCAGGCTCGAAGCACTGCTCAACTTCCAGACCATGGTCGCCGACCTCACCGGCCTGACCACCGCCAACGCCTCGCTGCTCGACGAGTCGACCGCGGTCGCCGAGGCCGTACTGCTGATGCGGCGGGTGTCCAAGTCGAAGTCCCAGCGTGTGGTGCTGGACGCCGAGTGTCTCCCGCAGACCATCGCCGTGGTCCGTACCCGCGCCGAGGCGCTCGGGCTCGAGGTCGACGTACGGGACCTGGCCGGGGACCTGCCGGAGGACGGTTGCTTCGGCGTGGTGGTCCAGTACCCCGGCGCCTCCGGGGTACTGCGCGAGCCCGGCTTCTACACCGAGGTCGGCGAGCGGGCGAAGCGGGCGGGTGCGCTCTACTGCGTGGCCGCTGACCTGCTCGGGCTCACCCTGCTCACCGCCCCCGGCGAGTTCGGTGCCGACCTCGCGGCCGGCACCACCCAGCGGTTCGGCGTGCCGATGGGCTACGGCGGCCCGCACGCCGGGTACCTCGCGGTGCGCGCCGGGCTGGAGCGCTCGTTGCCGGGCCGGCTGGTCGGCGTGTCGGTGGACGAGGCGGGTGCGCAGGCCTACCGGCTCGCGCTGCAGACCCGCGAGCAGCATATCCGCAGGGAGAAGGCCACCAGCAACATCTGCACCGCGCAGGTGCTGCCGGCGGTGCTCGCCGCGATGTACGCGGTGTACCACGGACCGGAAGGGCTGGCGGCCATCGCCCGCCGGGTGCACACCCAGGCGGCGGGGCTGGCCGCGGCGTTGCGTGCGGGTGGGGTCGAGGTCGTGCACGGGCATTTCTTTGACACCGTGCTGGCCAGGGTTCCCGGCCGGGCCGCCGCGGTGGTGGCCGGGGCCAGGGAGGCCGGGATCAACCTCGGCCTCGCCGACGCCGACCACGTGCGGGTGGCCTGTGACGAGGCCACCACCGGGGCCGTGCTGCGCAGGGTGCTCACCGCCTTCGGGGTGGACGCCGAACCGGCCGAGGCCGAGGCGATCCCCCGGGGACTGTCCCGCGGCGGCGAGTACCTCACCCACGAGGTGTTCCACACCCATCAGTCCGAGACCGCGATGCTGCGCTACCTGCGGCGGCTCGCGGATCAGGACTACGCGCTGGACCGGGGCATGATCCCGCTCGGCTCCTGCACGATGAAGCTGAACGCGACCACCGAGATGGAGCCGATCAGCTGGCCGGAGTTCGCCGGTCTGCACCCCTTCGCCCCGGTCGAGGACGCCGAGGGCTACCGCGCGCTGATCGACCAGCTCTGCGCCTGGTTGGCCGAGGTCACCGGGTACGACAACGTGTCCCTACAGCCCAACGCCGGCAGCCAGGGCGAACTGGCCGGGCTGCTGGCCATCCGCGCCTACCACCGGGCGAACGGCCGGCCGGAGCGGGACGTCTGCCTGATCCCCTCCTCGGCGCACGGCACCAATGCCGCGTCCGCCGTGCTGGCCGGGATGCGCGTGGTCGTGGTCGCCTGCACCGCGAACGGGGACGTCGACCTGGACGACCTGCGGGCCAGGGCAGTGGAGCACGCGGACACCCTGGCCGCGATCATGGTGACCTACCCGTCCACACACGGCGTGTACGAACAGGGCATCGAGGAGCTCGCGGCGATCGTGCACGACGCGGGCGGGCAGGTGTACGTGGACGGGGCGAACCTGAACGCGCTGCTCGGCCTCGCCTCGCCGGGGCGCTTCGGTGGCGACGTCTCACACCTGAACCTGCACAAGACCTTCTGCATCCCGCACGGCGGCGGTGGCCCCGGCGTCGGACCGGTCGCGGTGCGCGAGCACCTGGCGCCCTACCTGCCCAACCACCCGCTGCTGCCGGAGGCCGGCCCGGAGACCGGGGTGGGCCCGATCGCCGGGGCCCCGTTCGGCTCTGCCTCGATCCTGCCGATCTCCTGGGCGTACGTCCGGATGATGGGCGCCGCCGGGCTGACCGACGCGACCAAGGTCGCGGTGCTCACCGCCAACTACGTGGCCGCCCGGCTGTCCGCGCACTACCCGGTGCTCTACACCGGCCAGCACGACCTGGTCGCCCACGAGTGCATCCTCGACCTGCGGCCGCTGACCAAGCGGACTGGCGTCACCGTGGAGGACGTGGCGAAGCGGCTGATCGACTACGGCTTCCACGCGCCGACCATGTCCTTCCCGGTGGCGGGCACGCTGATGGTGGAGCCGACCGAGAGCGAGGACGTCGGCGAGCTGGATCGCTTCTGCGATGCGATGATCGCGATCCGTAAGGAGATCGACGACGTGGCCGAGGGCCGCTGGCCGGTGGAGCAGAGCCCGCTGCGCGGCGCCCCGCACACCGCGGAGATGCTGGCGCAGGAGTGGGAGCTGCCCTACGACCGCAAGCTCGCCGCGTTCCCCCAGGCGAAGGCAAAGGGCAAGTACTGGCCACCGGTGCGCCGGATCGACGGGGCGCACGGCGACCGCAACCTGGTCTGCTCCTGCCCGCCGCTTTCCGCCTATGAGAACTGA